One region of Ictalurus furcatus strain D&B chromosome 17, Billie_1.0, whole genome shotgun sequence genomic DNA includes:
- the LOC128621858 gene encoding E3 ubiquitin-protein ligase TRIM50-like, with amino-acid sequence MARRSSLESLEEQLRCPVCLEVFSEPLMLQCGHSYCRGCVRSIDMDPLGQLQCPVCRCAVDGDSPPPNVALARIVDALREINEPGQGPPETCNQHHNPLSLYCEEDQTLICGLCGSIGSHRAHKVTPISSVYSRMKEDISCLMTNFQTQKRKLEEQICKMAYNKSRITNESDVLKWVVRKEFGELRHCVELEEASFMQKVENTASTLIASIQTQADHMSQLLAKFQEAEGTLEALSNEGHLDFITKYGSIAPRFRESQQREQRKERTYSSISFNPGFNHSDIKMTVWKRLHRRVLPAPECLKFDSLTAHPMLQLSEDNTSVQCGVLVNRLPNNPERFSYSYCVLANRGFSSGKHYWEVQVGEKPKWRLGLIKGTACRKSKLPKSPEGGVWLIGLKEGRLYEAFSTPRVTLPLMSQPHRLGVFLNYERGELTFYNADSPDELGFIYSYQAELQGKVYPLFDVCWQERGANKLPISLPHPLTEAYGD; translated from the exons ATGGCCAGACGCAGCAGTCTAGAGTCACTAGAGGAGCAACTGCGCTGCCCTGTGTGTCTGGAGGTCTTCTCTGAGCCGCTCATGCTGCAGTGTGGCCACTCGTACTGCCGTGGCTGTGTGCGGTCTATAGACATGGATCCTCTGGGGCAGCTCCAGTGTCCTGTATGTCGCTGTGCCGTGGATGGGGACAGCCCTCCACCTAATGTGGCGCTGGCACGCATTGTGGACGCCCTACGGGAGATCAATGAACCAGGACAAGGCCCTCCAGAGACATGCAACCAACACCATAACCCCCTGAGTCTGTACTGTGAGGAAGATCAGACGCTGATCTGCGGACTGTGTGGTAGCATTGGAAGCCACAGAGCACACAAGGTCACCCCAATCAGCAGCGTCTACAGCCGAATGAAG GAGGACATTTCCTGTCTGATGACTAACTTTCAGACACAGAAGAGGAAGCTGGAGGAGCAGATTTGTAAAATGGCCTACAACAAGTCTCGCATTACA AATGAGTCGGATGTGCTGAAATGGGTGGTCCGGAAGGAGTTTGGAGAGTTGCGACACTGTGTGGAGCTCGAGGAGGCCAGCTTCATGCAAAAGGTGGAGAACACTGCCTCTACTCTCATCGCCTCCATCCAGACCCAGGCTGATCACATGAGCCAACTGCTGGCCAAGTTCCAGGAGGCTGAAGGCACACTGGAAGCCCTGAGCAATGAGGGCCATCTGGACTTCATCACT aaaTATGGATCTATTGCTCCAAG GTTTAGAGAGAGCCAGCAGAGAGAACAGAGGAAGGAGAGGACCTACAGCTCCATCAGCTTTAACCCAGGCTTTAATCACAGTGACATCAAAATGACTGTGTGGAAGAGATTACACAGGAGAGTTTTACCAG CTCCTGAATGCCTGAAGTTTGACTCTCTCACAGCTCAccccatgctgcagctcagtgaaGACAAcaccagtgtacagtgtggagtcCTCGTCAACCGCCTGCCCAACAATCCTGAGCGATTCAGCTACAGCTACTGTGTACTGGCCAACCGTGGCTTTTCCTCAGGAAAGCACTACTGGGAGGTCCAGGTGGGAGAGAAGCCAAAATGGAGGCTGGGGTTAATCAAAGGGACTGCTTGCCGTAAGAGTAAACTACCCAAGAGCCCTGAGGGGGGAGTGTGGCTGATTGGGCTGAAGGAGGGGAGGCTGTATGAGGCTTTCAGCACTCCTCGTGTCACTCTGCCCCTCATGAGTCAGCCACACCGCTTGGGGGTTTTCCTGAACTATGAAAGAGGAGAGCTGACGTTTTATAATGCGGACAGTCCTGATGAGCTCGGATTCATTTATTCTTATCAGGCTGAGCTGCAGGGGAAGGTCTACCCACTGTTTGACGTGTGCTGGCAAGAGCGTGGTGCCAACAAGCTGCCAATCTCCCTGCCACACCCACTCACTGAAGCCTACGGAGATTAG